The following is a genomic window from Sphingobacterium spiritivorum.
GACTTCTGTTATAGCATTGCGCCTTGCCAACGGAGCAGCCAATCCGGCTGATATCTTTATTCCTTCGTTAATAGGTACCTTTATTTCTTTTATTGCAGGGATGATCTCCGTTGCTTTCTTTCAGAAGATCAATCTCTTTAAACTACCTATACTGATTTTTCTGGGTATTTTTGCCGGTCTCATGACCGCTCTGTATTTTGGTCTAAATGGCCTTCCGCCAGAGCAAATTGAGAAGATCACAGGCCTTATCGGAGGCTTACTCATCTTTTCTATTATTGTCCTGTTCATCGCTTATGGAGCAGCAAAAAAGATAAATGTATATGATGCCTTTATAGACGGTGCAAAAGAAGGCTTTCAGACTTCCGTAATGATTATTCCATTTCTGATTGCTATACTCGTAGCTATATCCGCATTCCGTACGACAGGCTGTATGGATTATATTGTCAATGGTATTGGTTCTGCTTTTGCAGCCATGGGCTTTGACACCCGGTTTGTTCCCGCTTTACCAGTAGGTTTGATGAAAACGCTGAGTGGTGGCGGAGCCAGAGGACTCATGGTCGATGTCATGACAACATATGGTGCAGACTCATTTCAGGGAAGATTAGCAAGCGTAATACAAGGTTCTTCAGAGACCACATTTTATGTACTGGCGGTCTATTTTGGATCTGTAGGTATTAAAAATACGCGTCACGCCCTTACCTGCGGCCTGATTGCCGATGCCGTAGGATTGATAGCTGCCATTATAATAGCATATATTTTCTTTGGTTAACTTTAAAAATATAGATGAAAAAAACAATAGCTCTGATTGCTCACGACGGGAAAAAAGCCGAAATGGTAGCCTTTGTCAAAGACCATATTGAGTCCCTGAGACACGCACATCTTGTCGCAACAGGCACTACAGGCTCCTATGTACAACAGACCGGATTACCGGTAGAACTCAAATTAAGCGGCCCTAAAGGAGGTGATGCACAGATTGCAGCAATGGCGGCAGAAGGCCTGGTCAACGGTATTATATTTTTCAGAGATCCGCTGGGTAAACATCCCCATGAACCGGATATACAAATGCTGATGCGTATATGCGACCTCTACAATGTACCTTTAGCTACCAATCCGGCCACTGGTGCACTTATTATTGAAGGATTATTGGAAGATATAGACTAATACGAGTACAGATACAGACGTTACATTGACCCTATGAGCAGAGAAATTATCGTTACAATAGAACAGGAAAAATACAAGACAACAATTACAGATAATGTAAATACGATCATTGTAGATGAGCCGGCAGAAGTTGGCGGGCAGGATAAAGGGTTAGCACCTACACAACTTTTACTGTCATCCTTAGGTTCCTGTAAAGCTATTACAGTCCGGATGTATGCAGATCAGAAAAAATGGGAGCTGGATAAAGTAATCATCCGACTTTCTTCAGAAGTGAAGAGAAGTGTGCAGCAGCAAACCACCTATATCAAGTGCCATATTTCATTTGAAGGCAATCTCGATGACGATCAGAAAAAAAGATTAGCAATTATTGCAGACAGGTGTCCTGTACACAAAATATTATCCAATCCGATTGTGATCGACTCCAATATGCTTTAATTATTTTACATTAATATTTTAAAGAACATTTTATATTTGCACCTCACAAGTATCGATATATACTGATGTCAAATCCAAATTCAGTCAATAGTCCTTTTCAAAAGCTCTCCCGTGAAGAATGGAAACAGCTTAACGGCCACTTTTCACACAGTATCTCAGATAGCGATATTCAACATTTACGCGCGCTGAATGAGCCATTGACAATGGAAGAAATTGAGGAAGTATATTTCCCCTTAGCACATCTGCTGGATATACACATTCAACATTCCAAAATATTACATCACGATACCAACAGTTTTTTTCAGGCTAACAATAAAAAATTACCCTTTATTATCGGTATAGCAGGATCAGTCGCAGTAGGTAAGAGCACCACAGCCCGTGTATTGCAAAAAGTGCTTTCGCTGCTGCCGGGTAAACCTAAAGTAGATCTGGTAACAACAGACGGATTTCTTTATCCAAACAGGATACTACAGGAAAGAGGGATTATGAACAGAAAAGGATTTCCGGAAAGTTATGATACCAAAGGTTTGCTGACATTTCTTTCGGATATGAAATCCGGAGAATCCAATATAAAAGTTCCGGTATACTCCCATCTTGCCTATGATGTTCTTGCCGAAAAGATTGTCATCGACGGACCCGACATCCTGATTGTAGAAGGAATCAACGTTTTACAGGTCAATTCACAGCGTACAGGAGTCTTTGTCTCCGACTTTTTTGATTACTCCATATACGTAGATGCCAAGGAAAAAGATATTATGGAATGGTATATAGATCGGTTTGAATCGCTAAGAGCCACTGCCTTTCAGGATCCCAAATCATTTTTTCACAGATATGCCAGCATGGATCAGGAGGAAAGCACCAAAATGGCCACTGATATCTGGAATGAAATCAACAGACCCAATCTGATAGAAAATATCCTCCCTACGCGCAACCGCGCAGATCTGATCCTTGAAAAAGGAAATCACCACTTCGTCAGAAAAGTAAAAATCAGAAAAATTTAATGCTCCCTTTGCTGTTTTAAGATAAGCGTCAATACTTCATTTTCCAGTTGCCGGTGCAGTTTATTAGTGCTGTTCAAGGCATTGAATTCAATTTTATATTGCACATAGTCTTTGCCGATATTGACGACTTTGAGCGCCACATCATCTGTCCAGTGTACATCCGGATGATGTATAAGCAATTTTTTCAACTTCTCTTCCAGTTCCTCCATATTTGCAGCAGCATATAAGGGAAGTTCAAATTTGACAGACAACTTATTCGACTGGTTGACAGACTTGTTAACGATTTTCTCTGTAAAAGCAGCATTATTCGGAATCAGCACAATATCATCTTCATCATTCTTCACCACAATATTAGCAAGCGTAATATCCACGATCTTGCCATGATACTCCCCCACCTTAATGCGATCTCCGATCGAAAACTGATCAGAAAACATGAGAATAAGACCACTGATCATATTGGTAATATACTCTCTGAATGTGACAGCGATAGCCATCGCAACGATAGTCATACTTGTCACAAATCCTACAGGATTGATACCAAAAGCAAGCATCAGTGCAATAATTGCAAATATTGAATTCAACACAGCAGTCACTCTGTTGATACCCAGTACAAAATTACCACGTACACTCTGACGTTCGGTTCTGCGCGTATATAAGGCGATCATCACAAAGCGGCCTACTGAAAATAAAACACTTGCGGTCAGAAAAGTATTCAATGCATATGCAATCTGAGAAAGATAGGCACTCCTGTTGTATACATCCTGAAGAAGAGGAAAAGATAAGATCAATGCCAGCCATACGACAACTTTTACAATAAAAACAATAGGCCATTTACCTTTTTTAGAATAATCCTGCATAGTTTATGTTTGCTTCAGCCGCTAAACTAATCAATTTTGCTCCTTTCTTCAACATCATCCTCCAATAAGATTATCAATTTTTGTCAGCGTGATAATTAACTTAATGCAGGACTGCAATTCTAACAAAACAATTAGATGACAATTCCATTATTAAAATTTAACCGATCTGCGTATCATATATTCACACTTTTATGTTATATTGACATGTATGAAACAATACCGCAATTTGCTTTTCGACCTGGATGGTACACTGACAGATCCTTTTGAAGGCATTACCAAATCAATTGCATATGCCCTTGAACACTTTGATATTGAGACAACAGATCTGAACACTTTAAAGCCTCTCATTGGTCCTCCCCTCAAGCAATCTTTAATAGAAATATATCATTTTGATGAGCAGAAGGCCGATGAAGGTGTCGCTAAATACAGAGAAAGATTTGCAGACAAAGGTCTTTTTGAAAATATACTGTTTGAAGGTATACCGGAACTCCTGGCATCAGCCCGTTCGAAAGGATACAAACTTTATCTTGCCACTTCCAAACCCACAGTATTTGCTACACAGATACTGAATCATTTCCATTTAGATCAATACTTCGAATTTGTCGGCGGCAGCGAACTGGACGACTCCAGACCCACCAAAACCCATGTTATCGAATATGTGTTGCAGGAAAACAACATTCAGAACCTGACAGAAACACTGATGATCGGAGATCGGAAGCATGATATAATAGGTGCAAAAAATACAGGTCTGGACTCTGTAGGAGTTTTATATGGTTTTGGAGATCAGGAAGAACTCAGTCATGCCGGAGCAACTTACATCGCAGAAGATATTCCTGCCCTTAAAAATATGCTTCAATTATAATATAACATCGCAATAAAGTACTGATATATGCATAAGATATACCCTGGAAACCTGAAAAGAATATATCTGGCTGTTATTTTTGGTCTATGCAGCTTACACTCCACTTATGGACAGCAGATCGAAGAAAGCAAAGTGGATGAACTGGTGGAACATGTGAGAAAAACATTCAATGTACCCGGGATAGCTGTAGGTATTGTAAAAGACGGAAAAGTCATCCTTCAAAAGGGATACGGTGTATCCAGTATCAATACCGGAAAAGCTGTCGACCCGTTGACCAACTTCGGCATAGCATCCAATTCCAAGGCTTTCACAGCTACAGCATTGGCTATGCTTGTAGATCAGGGGAAGATCAAGTGGGATGATCAGGTCCGTACCTATATCCCCGAGTTTAAACTTTACAACGATTATGTCTCTGAAAATTTCACAATCCGTGACTTACTGACACACAGAAGCGGACTCGGTCTGGGAGCCGGAGATCTGATGATATGGCCCGATGGAAACGATTTTACTCCGGAAGATATTATCCGGAATATGCAGTACCTCAGGCCCGTTTCTGATTTCAGAACTAAATACGATTATGACAATTTATTGTATGTAATCGCAGGTGTAGTGATTGAAAAGGTTTCAGGACTTTCGTGGGCATCTTTTATACAGCAACGCATACTGACACCTCTGCATATGGATCACTCCGCACCCAACTGGCAGTTGCTAAACAGCAAAGACAATTCTATTGATCCACATGTGCCCATAGAAGGTAAGCTTAAGGTCATTAAAAGATACAGCGGTACGACAGTAGATGCGGCCGGAGGAATCTATTCAAATGTAGAAGATCTCAGCAAATGGGTACTTTTTCAATTAAATAAAGGCGATGCTGAAGGTAAACAGCTGATTCGTAAAGAACAGCTTGCCGAACTCAGCACTCCACAGACACTTATGCCTGTAACCACCGTCCCTCCTTACAATTCCTTGTTCAGAGCTTATGGGTTAGGATTCAGACTCACCGATGTAGCCGGCAAACTCGAAGTATCGCATACCGGCGGACTGGAAGGAATAGTCACTCAGATTGTCATGCTTCCACAGTTGAAGCTCGGAATAATAGTACTCACCAATCAACAGGAAGGAGCAGCTTTCATGTCCATATCCAATACAATCAAAGATTTCTATCTGGGATTACCACGTAAAGACTGGGTCGCTACTTATCAGTCCAGTATAGCAGCAAGTACCTCTTCAGCAGATAAAATAACGGAAGAGGTCTGGCAAACAATAGAAAAAAACAAAAATTCCAATCCATACAAAAACATGTTGATGGGTAAATTTGTTGATAACTGGCTGGGAGAAGTCAACATTTACAAAGAAAACGGCAAACTTATGTTCGCCGTAAAACGTTCGCCGCAGTTAACAGGGGAGCTTTTCTTCTATAAAGACCATAAATATGTCGTCAAGTGGAACAACAGATACTTCCATGCAGATGCTTTTTTACATTTGGACATAAACCAGCAAAAGTTGCAGGGATTTAAAATGAATGCTATTTCTCCGCTTACAGACTTTAGTTACGACTTCCATGACCTGGCATTCAAAAAAGTAAATTAACAAAAATTAAAAGTTATGCGCTGGAATCCTGAACAATACATTATATTCAAAAAAGAACGTTTCGCACCCTTTTATGATCTGATAACTCCTATTGAAAAGAAAAAAGGTATACAGGCAATAGATCTGGGGTGCGGAACCGGCGAACTCACCCGAAAACTATCTGATTATCTTGAAGATGCTTTAGTCACCGGAATAGATGCTTCGCCCGAAATGCTGTCACAGACATCCCCTTTTGCAAACGACAAAACCATATTTTTGCAGAGAGATATTCAGGAACAACTGGATAGAGATGAAAAATGGGACCTTATCTTTTCGAATGCTGTACTGCAATGGATTCCGGATCATGAGTCATTGCTTCCAGCCATTATAAGACGTATTAATCCGGGCGGACAATTGGCTATACAGATTCCCGCACAGAATGACAACATTCTGAATATATTGATCCTGGAACTTGCGCAGGAAGAACCTTACGCTAAAGCACTGAATTATTGGAAAAAAGAATCTCCCGTACTCCGTATAGATGATTATGCGCAATTATTATTTGAGAGCGGAAGTAAAAAACAAGAAGTCATGCAGAAAGTATACCCTATAATTGCACAATCTCCGGACGATCTGTACCAGTTTATTGCAGGATCTACATTAATTCCCTATCTCGAAAGAATAGATCCGGAAGTAAAAGAAGATTTTATAAGGGCTTATAAAGAAAAGATCGCATCACACACAAAAAGATATCCTGCGCTTTATTCATTCAAACGCAATATATTATATGCGGCTTATTAGATTGAACCTATTATATTGAAAACTAAAACTGGAATTATTCTAATTGTATAACACCGCAAACATGCTCCTTGTCATATGTCATAAGCACTTCGTCAATGAGCAACATCAATTTGATTTTGCAAAGTTTCTCACCAGCACGGTCAAGTTTTTGACTTGCACGATCAAAATGTTTGAGAACGTAACTCTGAACATTTTCAACCTTTAGCGGAAAATAAATAGGTGTCTGATCGGAAGTAGAATGATCCGATACTAATAAATTAAAACCTTTGGCTTTTAATTCACTCAAAATCTGGTAATTTACACGTTTGAAAATCATAGCTAATTTTTTTAAAAGAGTGAAAGCTTTATATTGATAAAACGAATTAACGTATCTATTGTTTTGTAATTATAAAGCAGAGTTTAAATTTTCATTAATTTATAACAAACCTACTTTAGCAAAAGAGAACTCAATAAATACCGGAACAGATATTACAAAGATAAACACTTATTCGCCTAAAACACAATGATTTCCACACAATAAACTATAAATCTGTAAAATAGAAGCAGCACTTTTTATAAAAACAGGTATATTTTTTGCATATAACACATAAAGCAACTGAATTTTAGCAAATTTGCTAAGGCATTTTTTTACTTTTTGAAGACAATTATACATTTTTATGACTAAGACTCTGTACCATTTAGCGGCAATAACCATATGTATCCTATGTGTTAGCCTTACTTCCTGCCAGAACAATAGTAAAAGTTATAGTCTTTCGATACAGGATTCTTCAGAAACAAACTCTGCCCTGAGTTTGCCACTCAGTTATCGGAACATGGAAACAGAAGGATTCATTATCGGAGATCAGGTAGCTTTACTAAATGATAGCTTACAGGCTACAGACACGATCAGTGCCGAAGGTAAACTTGTGAAAATTTCGGGAATCAGCGAACAGTTTTACCCTCTTTCCCTTACTGATACGAGTATATGCAACAAATATTCTTATGTGAGGATACAAGTTCAGGACGAACAGTCCATCATCAGTGGAAAATATATCTATTCTGCTACCTCTGATGAAGCACCTAAAGAGATTCAGATAGAAAAAGATAAATACAGCTTTGTACGTCTTGAAAATTATAATGCACTTTCAGATACATCCGTTAGCTGTGACCTGCACACTCCGTTGTTATTTTCGAACTCCGGAGATAATTACAAAGGATTATTAAAACTGATAAACAATGATATCTACCAATCTGAATATCCTTATTTAGAATTAATGGCTAACGCTATTGCACACGATGTAATTACAGAAATCAACACCAAAGGAGATCAACTCATCCTGCACATTCGCCGCACAGGAAAACAATCTTTGGCCAACATAGTAATTGTCATTAAAAAAGATGCATTGAACGGCTATAATGCTGAAGTAAAAAGCATAGAAAATCTAAGATAAATCAGCATGCATAATCTTACCTCTCAGAGAGTAAAGAATGAGGAGCAAAATTATAATTCCGAAATTTCCATTTCCTGTCTGTCCCTGTATTCTTAGAAGAAACCTTAGGATAATTTAAAATTACTCTCCCGAGCCCTTGTCGAAACAATTCAAGGTATAAAACGTCAGTTCGTAATCCCCTGAAATGTAAAATCATAAAATACTTATAATGAGAAATATAAATATCTTACATCAACAATAAAAATATAATAAAACATTTTTTTAGTATACGCTGTACATCTCCAAATGACAGGAAGCAAACGTACTCATATTATTAATTGGCAGGGAGCTTGGAATATAAAAATCCTTGCCTTTCAGAAGAGGACTTTTGCTACAAAAATTAAAGCCTGCCAACCTAAAATTTAACGCCCTGAAAGCTTCTCAAAATAGGTATTTTTTTCGTATCTTCGCCTGCGTATGTTATTAGTTTAACTACGATAATGCATTAGTTTTATCGAACCCAACTTAATATGGCTGAAGAAACAGAAAACGAAAACAATTTATCGGCTAACGGCCGAATAATCCCTATTAATATTGAGGACCAGATGAAAGCTGCTTACATCGATTATTCGATGTCAGTAATTGTTTCCCGTGCACTTCCTGATGCACGGGATGGTCTTAAACCTGTTCATAGGCGTGTGCTATACGGCATGCTGGACCTGGGAGTTACCAGTGGCAAGCCTTACAAGAAATCTGCCCGTATCGTCGGTGACGTCCTCGGTAAGTATCACCCACATGGTGACTCTTCTGTATACGATGCGATGGTACGTCTGGCTCAGGACTGGAGCATGCGCTACCCATTAGTAGACGGACAAGGTAACTACGGATCGATTGACGGAGATCCTCCGGCAGCGATGCGTTACACGGAAGCAAGATTGAAAAAGATTGCTGAAGAAATGCTGTCTGACATCAACAAGGATACTGTTGATTTCAAATTAAACTTTGACGACTCTTTGGAAGAACCAACGGTACTTCCTACCCGTATTCCTAATCTTCTGGTCAACGGTGCCTCCGGTATTGCTGTAGGTATGGCGACCAATATGGCTCCTCATAATCTTTCAGAGGTGGTAGACGGAACAATAGCCTTCATCGATAACCGGGAAATTGAGATATCCGAATTGATGCAGTACATAAAAGGTCCCGACTTTCCTACCGGAGGTATTATCTATGGTTACAACGGTGTCAAAGAAGCTTGCGAAACAGGACGCGGACGCGTAGTAATGCGGGCCAAAGCGGAGATCGAAACAACGAAATCCGGACGAGAGTGTATCATCGTTACCGAGATCCCGTATCAGGTAAATAAAGCTGATATGATCAAGCGGACTGCCGAACTGGTCAATGAGAAAAAGATTGAAGGTATTTCTGAGATCAGAGACGAATCAGACAGAGAAGGTTTCCGTGTCGTGTATGATATCAAACGTGATGCAAATGCTAACGTCGTATTAAACAATCTATACAAATACACAGCTCTACAAACCTCATTTTCAGTAAACAATATCGCTCTTGTAAAAGGAAGACCGATGATGATGAACCTGAAAGACATGATCCACGAATTCGTGGAACACCGTCACGAGGTCGTAATTCGCAGAACCAAATTTGAACTTGCCGAAGCAGAGAAACGTGCCCATATCCTGGAAGGATACCTGATCGCACTGGATCATCTGGATGAGGTTATCAAATTGATACGTGCTTCCGAAACCCCGGAAGATGCCCGTACAGGTTTGATGGAACGCTTTGCCCTTTCAGATCTTCAGGCACGTGCTATCCTGGACATGACATTACGTCGTCTTACAGGACTGGAACGCGATAAGATTAAAGAAGAATACAATGAATTGATGAAGACCATAGAATACTTAAAAGAAGTCCTTTCTGATGAAGGTCTTCGTATGAAAATCATCAAAGACGAACTTTTAGAGATCAAAGATAAATACGGGGATGAGCGTCGCTCTATCATTGTGCATTCTGCAGAAGATATGCGCATGGAAGACTTTATCGATGATGAAGAAATCGTCATTACCATCTCGCATAACAGTTATGTAAAACGTACTCCGTTATCCGAATACAAAAGACAAGGTCGCGGTGGTCGCGGTTCTATCGGAACAAACACCCGAGAAGAAGATTTTACAGAACATATCATTACCGCTTCAGCGCATAATTATATGTTATTCTTTACTGAAGCTGGACGCTGTTTCTGGCTGAGAGCCTTTGAGATACCTGAAGGAAGCAGAACTTCCAGAGGACGTGCTTTACAAAACATCATCAATATTCCGAAAGATGAAAAAATCAAAGCTTACATCAAAGTAATCAATCTGAAAGATCAGGAATATTTAGAGAATAACTTCATTATTATGTGTACCAAAAAGGGTACAATCAAGAAAACATCTCTTGAAGCATATTCCCGCCCTCGTGCTAACGGTATCAACGCAATCAATATCAATGAAGGTGACCAACTCATCGAAGCATGTCTGACCGACGGAAGCAGCGAAATAGTAATGGCACTGCGTTCAGGAAGAGCGATCAGATTCAACGAATCGACAGTAAGACCTATGGGAAGAACAGCTACAGGTGTAAGAGGAATCACCCTTGCACATGAAAAAGACGAGGTTGTTGGCATGATTAGTGTTAATAATCCGGAAGTAACTGTGCTTGTCGTTTCTGAAAAAGGATATGGTAAACGTACAGATATCGAAGATTACAGGGTAACCAACCGTGGTGGTAAAGGTGTCAAAACCATCAATGTCACGGACAAAACAGGTGAACTTGTTGCAATTAAAGATGTCACCGACAGCGAAGATCTGATGATTATCAATAAATCAGGAATCGTGATTCGTATAGGTGTAGCAGACTTAAGAGTAATGGGTAGAGCTACCCAGGGTGTTCGACTGATCAATCTGAAAGATAACGATGAAATCGCTTCTATCACAAAAGTAGAAAGAGAAGAAGATGAAGAAATCACAGATATCGAAACAGAAGGAGAAGACAGTGAAAATACAAACATCGATACCACTGAAGAATAAAATATCATGATGAAGAAAGTTTTAATAGCTTTATTAATATTTACCTCATTAAGCTTAACTGTTGTTGCCCAATCCAATATAAAGGAAGGCAACAACAGTTTTGCCTTATATACCAAAACCGGAGATATCAAAAATCTGGATAATGCACGCAAATTTGCGGATGCTGCTTTTGCTAATAAAAGAGATTCTTCGCAGGTCAAAAATAATATATTACGGGCCCTGGTATATAGTTCATATGCCGTAACCGATTCTCTTCGCAAACAGAAGTATCCTTCAGACCCGATTGATATAGCACAGGCATCACTCAAACTGATCGATAAAAAGGGAGGAAATGATGAATTCAGAACAGAAATCAGCTATGTAAAACAGAATCTGGTATCTGCACTTATTTTCAAAGCAAACAAAGCTCTTAACGACAAAAAATACAAAGAGGCATATTCCTATTACGAACGTGTAGACGAATTAAGTGCTGATAATGCCGCTGTAGCCAGCAATCTGGCTGTATTGGCAGTACAAAACAAAGACTATGCTAAAGCCGCTGAATTGTATGAAGGAATTATACAGTCTGACAAAGTAACGCCAAACGATTACCTGCAACTTGCAAATGTTTATACCACTCAGGATAAGAAACAGGCCACTTTAGACGTTTTGAGTCAGGGAAGACAACAATTCCCGAAAAGTAAAGAAATACTGTTTGAATTGATTCAGGTATATTCAAATAATAAATCCTATGATGCTATTGTCCCGGTAATTGATGAAGCATTATCATACGAACCGGAGAATATTGAAATGAATTATCTGGCAGGATATGCAAATGAATCTATCAACAATATCGCCAAAGCGAAGGATTATTATGAAAAAGTGATCCGTCTGGATAAAAATAACTATGAAGCCAATCTGGGTTTAGGATTGATTTATCTGAAGGATTTCTTAGCAAATAAAGATAATAATGAAGCTCAGTATAATGCGCAGAACTATCTTTTAAAAGCAAATGAGATAAAACCTTATGCAATTAATGCATTAAAATCATTGGCTTTATATTACGAAGCTGCTGATGATATGACACAATTGGACCGTGTCAATTTATTATTGAACCAACTTACAAATAATTAAACATGAACATTAAAAGAACAATAGTTTTATCCGTACTGTTATCTGCAGGAACATTTGTTTTTGCACAAACGGGAAACTTAAAAAAAGCAAAAGCGGCAATTGCTAAATTTGAAGAACTGAAAGGTGCTGGACAAGCTAAATTAGGAGAATCTAATTTAAAAACAGCTTCTGAGGCGATAAACGAAGCTATTGCTCATGAAAAAACAAAAGATCTGGCAGAAACCTGGACATACTACGCTTTAGTAAATGCAAACTATGCTTCCATGAATAATTCTTCTGAAGATGCTCAAAAAGCAGAAGAAGGAATCAAAAAAGCTACTGAATTAGATACCGATAAGAAAAATGCCGATAACATTAAGGTAGCCACTCAGATCTTAGGCCAGTACAACTTCAATCAAGGAGTTGCAGCCTGGGAAAAACAAGACTTCCAGACCGCTTACAAAGCATTTGACAAAGGGTTGGTATACCTTCCGGGTGATACAACATTAACGTATTATTCAGGTCTTGCTGCCATTCAGAATAAAGATTACAAAAGTGCAATTGATAAATATAAATTGCTGATCCCGGAAAAAACTTTTTCAAACCACAAGAGTGTATTAGTGGATCTTCCTAAACTTTATCTTTCTGCATTGGATACAGCAAGTGCATTAGAGTATGCAAGTATCGCAGCTAAAGAATATCCTACAGACAATGCAGCTGCTGTTCAGAAT
Proteins encoded in this region:
- a CDS encoding OsmC family protein translates to MSREIIVTIEQEKYKTTITDNVNTIIVDEPAEVGGQDKGLAPTQLLLSSLGSCKAITVRMYADQKKWELDKVIIRLSSEVKRSVQQQTTYIKCHISFEGNLDDDQKKRLAIIADRCPVHKILSNPIVIDSNML
- a CDS encoding HAD family hydrolase codes for the protein MKQYRNLLFDLDGTLTDPFEGITKSIAYALEHFDIETTDLNTLKPLIGPPLKQSLIEIYHFDEQKADEGVAKYRERFADKGLFENILFEGIPELLASARSKGYKLYLATSKPTVFATQILNHFHLDQYFEFVGGSELDDSRPTKTHVIEYVLQENNIQNLTETLMIGDRKHDIIGAKNTGLDSVGVLYGFGDQEELSHAGATYIAEDIPALKNMLQL
- the coaA gene encoding type I pantothenate kinase, with amino-acid sequence MSNPNSVNSPFQKLSREEWKQLNGHFSHSISDSDIQHLRALNEPLTMEEIEEVYFPLAHLLDIHIQHSKILHHDTNSFFQANNKKLPFIIGIAGSVAVGKSTTARVLQKVLSLLPGKPKVDLVTTDGFLYPNRILQERGIMNRKGFPESYDTKGLLTFLSDMKSGESNIKVPVYSHLAYDVLAEKIVIDGPDILIVEGINVLQVNSQRTGVFVSDFFDYSIYVDAKEKDIMEWYIDRFESLRATAFQDPKSFFHRYASMDQEESTKMATDIWNEINRPNLIENILPTRNRADLILEKGNHHFVRKVKIRKI
- a CDS encoding mechanosensitive ion channel family protein; the protein is MQDYSKKGKWPIVFIVKVVVWLALILSFPLLQDVYNRSAYLSQIAYALNTFLTASVLFSVGRFVMIALYTRRTERQSVRGNFVLGINRVTAVLNSIFAIIALMLAFGINPVGFVTSMTIVAMAIAVTFREYITNMISGLILMFSDQFSIGDRIKVGEYHGKIVDITLANIVVKNDEDDIVLIPNNAAFTEKIVNKSVNQSNKLSVKFELPLYAAANMEELEEKLKKLLIHHPDVHWTDDVALKVVNIGKDYVQYKIEFNALNSTNKLHRQLENEVLTLILKQQREH
- a CDS encoding nucleoside recognition domain-containing protein; the encoded protein is MALNYVWIAFFIIAFIVALCRLLFLGDTEIFSQVINGMFDSAKTGAEISLGLVGMMTFWLGIMKVGEKAGMISLFAKGVNPFFSKLFPGVPKNHPANGSIIMNFSANMLGLDNAATPVGLKAMKELQELNPQKDTATNAQIMFLVLNTAGIALIPTSVIALRLANGAANPADIFIPSLIGTFISFIAGMISVAFFQKINLFKLPILIFLGIFAGLMTALYFGLNGLPPEQIEKITGLIGGLLIFSIIVLFIAYGAAKKINVYDAFIDGAKEGFQTSVMIIPFLIAILVAISAFRTTGCMDYIVNGIGSAFAAMGFDTRFVPALPVGLMKTLSGGGARGLMVDVMTTYGADSFQGRLASVIQGSSETTFYVLAVYFGSVGIKNTRHALTCGLIADAVGLIAAIIIAYIFFG
- a CDS encoding methyltransferase domain-containing protein, which codes for MRWNPEQYIIFKKERFAPFYDLITPIEKKKGIQAIDLGCGTGELTRKLSDYLEDALVTGIDASPEMLSQTSPFANDKTIFLQRDIQEQLDRDEKWDLIFSNAVLQWIPDHESLLPAIIRRINPGGQLAIQIPAQNDNILNILILELAQEEPYAKALNYWKKESPVLRIDDYAQLLFESGSKKQEVMQKVYPIIAQSPDDLYQFIAGSTLIPYLERIDPEVKEDFIRAYKEKIASHTKRYPALYSFKRNILYAAY
- a CDS encoding methylglyoxal synthase, coding for MKKTIALIAHDGKKAEMVAFVKDHIESLRHAHLVATGTTGSYVQQTGLPVELKLSGPKGGDAQIAAMAAEGLVNGIIFFRDPLGKHPHEPDIQMLMRICDLYNVPLATNPATGALIIEGLLEDID
- a CDS encoding serine hydrolase domain-containing protein; amino-acid sequence: MHKIYPGNLKRIYLAVIFGLCSLHSTYGQQIEESKVDELVEHVRKTFNVPGIAVGIVKDGKVILQKGYGVSSINTGKAVDPLTNFGIASNSKAFTATALAMLVDQGKIKWDDQVRTYIPEFKLYNDYVSENFTIRDLLTHRSGLGLGAGDLMIWPDGNDFTPEDIIRNMQYLRPVSDFRTKYDYDNLLYVIAGVVIEKVSGLSWASFIQQRILTPLHMDHSAPNWQLLNSKDNSIDPHVPIEGKLKVIKRYSGTTVDAAGGIYSNVEDLSKWVLFQLNKGDAEGKQLIRKEQLAELSTPQTLMPVTTVPPYNSLFRAYGLGFRLTDVAGKLEVSHTGGLEGIVTQIVMLPQLKLGIIVLTNQQEGAAFMSISNTIKDFYLGLPRKDWVATYQSSIAASTSSADKITEEVWQTIEKNKNSNPYKNMLMGKFVDNWLGEVNIYKENGKLMFAVKRSPQLTGELFFYKDHKYVVKWNNRYFHADAFLHLDINQQKLQGFKMNAISPLTDFSYDFHDLAFKKVN